Proteins found in one Ischnura elegans chromosome 11, ioIscEleg1.1, whole genome shotgun sequence genomic segment:
- the LOC124168068 gene encoding uncharacterized abhydrolase domain-containing protein DDB_G0269086-like isoform X2, with amino-acid sequence MVYESDFYTTRRPYSRPNISSYTVSYYHHRAIPYLAHTRLTTTGPPPRSTRVRPSVIVAEIDRIAHRARPHLSYQPTEDYLNSRSMVSFDDETRDIRAHTNALLRRIHEPLPPRTRKPLLSATPRIFDYSYDVDPPMRITSDAYIQRMLGPLKSVHHDVETLSYYPEGRQFIGKGHLACLSFAGGRAFSKRRNLAWRRDDDQRVKDDVTFLSHYDRMRTMAAGPNLSDGSQAEGSGLYYLSHSLNRYSSRNSGSNLNPEYVPTKSVVDDHSFNSKVAREERAKAREAAAASPSDADSNAAREERLRKKKLRDEEKKKEEEEAEAKRLAEEEERARQMEERRKEAEKKEMERQAELARQAELERQEQERQAELEKQAELERQAELERQEKERQAELERQAEAERQAEAERQAEAERQAEAERQAEAERQAEAERQAEAERQAEAERQAEAERQAEAERQAELERQAELERQAKEEAEAAAAAEAAPVEEEVVAETKEEVEAAAPEAEPEAETGEVPPEEEKPAPEEEAVPAAAEEEQAAPEEATTEEGAEPVVEEPQSPEAPCTNGIENGGEEHDGPTIEEVMSPQPEDEDAAAALKLSQLRQESAAAEAGGEEENE; translated from the exons TACTACCACCACCGTGCCATCCCATACCTGGCGCACACCCGGCTCACCACTACTGGACCGCCACCAAGATCGACCCGGGTTCGACCCTCGGTGATTGTCGCCGAGATTGACCGCATTGCTCATCGTGCGAGACCGCACCTTTCCTATCAGCCAACCGAAGATTACCTCAACTCGAGGTCAATGGTG TCATTCGACGATGAGACGCGAGACATCCGAGCTCATACGAACGCCCTCCTGCGGCGGATCCATGAGCCTCTGCCGCCGAGGACCAGGAAGCCCCTCCTGAGCGCCACCCCCAG AATATTTGATTACAGCTACGACGTGGACCCTCCGATGCGCATCACTTCTGACGCCTACATCCAGAGGATGCTTGGGCCCTTGAAGAGCGTGCATCACGACGTGGAGACGCTGTCGTACTACCCCGAGGGTCGGCAGTTCATCG GCAAGGGTCACCTGGCCTGTCTCAGTTTTGCTGGTGGTCGGGCCTTCTCCAAGAGGAGGAACCTGGCATGGCGAAGGGACGACGACCAACGTGTCAAGGATGACGTGACCTTCCTATCCCACTACGACAGGATGCGCACAATGGCTGCAGGACCAAACCTATCTGACGGCTCCCAGGCGGAAGGATCAG GTCTGTACTACCTGTCTCACTCCTTGAACCGCTACTCTTCTAGGAACAGTGGATCAAACCTGAACCCTGAATAT GTCCCTACAAAGTCAGTGGTTGATGACCATTCATTCAACTCCAAAGTAGCCAGAGAGGAGAGAGCCAAGGCAAGGGAAGCTGCAGCTGCATCGCCTTCCGACGCAGATTCAAACGCAGCCAGGGAGGAAAGGTTGAGGAAGAAGAAATTGAGAgacgaggagaagaagaaggaggaagaggaggctgAGGCAAAAAGGCTGGCAGAAGAGGAGGAGAGGGCAAGGCagatggaggagaggaggaaagaagcGGAGAAGAAGGAGATGGAGAGACAGGCGGAACTGGCGAGACAAGCTGAACTGGAGCGGCAGGAGCAGGAAAGGCAAGCCGAGTTGGAGAAACAAGCTGAACTCGAGAGACAAGCTGAACTCGAAAGGCAGGAAAAGGAGAGGCAAGCAGAACTCGAAAGACAAGCTGAAGCCGAGAGGCAAGCAGAGGCTGAAAGGCAAGCTGAGGCAGAGAGGCAAGCAGAAGCAGAAAGGCAAGCTGAGGCAGAGAGGCAAGCGGAAGCCGAAAGGCAAGCTGAGGCAGAGAGGCAAGCTGAGGCCGAAAGGCAAGCAGAAGCTGAGAGGCAAGCTGAGGCCGAGAGACAAGCCGAATTGGAGAGGCAGGCTGAACTGGAGAGACAAGCCAAGGAAGAAGCCGAAGCTGCAGCCGCAGCTGAGGCAGCCCCAGTCGAGGAAGAAGTGGTCGCCGAGACAAAGGAGGAAGTGGAAGCAGCAGCACCAGAAGCTGAACCAGAGGCCGAGACTGGAGAAGTGCCCCCTGAGGAAGAGAAGCCCGCACCAGAAGAAGAAGCAGTACCTGCGGCAGCAGAGGAAGAGCAGGCAGCCCCTGAGGAGGCTACAACTGAGGAGGGCGCCGAACCAGTAGTAGAGGAACCCCAGTCTCCAGAAGCACCGTGCACAAATGGCATCGAGAATGGGGGAGAGGAACACGACGGCCCCACGATCGAGGAGGTGATGAGCCCACAGCCTGAGGATGAAGACGCTGCTGCAGCCCTTAAGCTGTCTCAGCTCAGGCAAGAGTCAGCGGCAGCAGAGGCCGGTGGCGAAGAGGAGAACGAGTGA
- the LOC124168068 gene encoding uncharacterized abhydrolase domain-containing protein DDB_G0269086-like isoform X3, which yields MVYESDFYTTRRPYSRPNISSYTVSVIPYYHHRAIPYLAHTRLTTTGPPPRSTRVRPSVIVAEIDRIAHRARPHLSYQPTEDYLNSRSMVSFDDETRDIRAHTNALLRRIHEPLPPRTRKPLLSATPSYDVDPPMRITSDAYIQRMLGPLKSVHHDVETLSYYPEGRQFIGKGHLACLSFAGGRAFSKRRNLAWRRDDDQRVKDDVTFLSHYDRMRTMAAGPNLSDGSQAEGSGLYYLSHSLNRYSSRNSGSNLNPEYVPTKSVVDDHSFNSKVAREERAKAREAAAASPSDADSNAAREERLRKKKLRDEEKKKEEEEAEAKRLAEEEERARQMEERRKEAEKKEMERQAELARQAELERQEQERQAELEKQAELERQAELERQEKERQAELERQAEAERQAEAERQAEAERQAEAERQAEAERQAEAERQAEAERQAEAERQAEAERQAEAERQAELERQAELERQAKEEAEAAAAAEAAPVEEEVVAETKEEVEAAAPEAEPEAETGEVPPEEEKPAPEEEAVPAAAEEEQAAPEEATTEEGAEPVVEEPQSPEAPCTNGIENGGEEHDGPTIEEVMSPQPEDEDAAAALKLSQLRQESAAAEAGGEEENE from the exons GTTATACCG TACTACCACCACCGTGCCATCCCATACCTGGCGCACACCCGGCTCACCACTACTGGACCGCCACCAAGATCGACCCGGGTTCGACCCTCGGTGATTGTCGCCGAGATTGACCGCATTGCTCATCGTGCGAGACCGCACCTTTCCTATCAGCCAACCGAAGATTACCTCAACTCGAGGTCAATGGTG TCATTCGACGATGAGACGCGAGACATCCGAGCTCATACGAACGCCCTCCTGCGGCGGATCCATGAGCCTCTGCCGCCGAGGACCAGGAAGCCCCTCCTGAGCGCCACCCCCAG CTACGACGTGGACCCTCCGATGCGCATCACTTCTGACGCCTACATCCAGAGGATGCTTGGGCCCTTGAAGAGCGTGCATCACGACGTGGAGACGCTGTCGTACTACCCCGAGGGTCGGCAGTTCATCG GCAAGGGTCACCTGGCCTGTCTCAGTTTTGCTGGTGGTCGGGCCTTCTCCAAGAGGAGGAACCTGGCATGGCGAAGGGACGACGACCAACGTGTCAAGGATGACGTGACCTTCCTATCCCACTACGACAGGATGCGCACAATGGCTGCAGGACCAAACCTATCTGACGGCTCCCAGGCGGAAGGATCAG GTCTGTACTACCTGTCTCACTCCTTGAACCGCTACTCTTCTAGGAACAGTGGATCAAACCTGAACCCTGAATAT GTCCCTACAAAGTCAGTGGTTGATGACCATTCATTCAACTCCAAAGTAGCCAGAGAGGAGAGAGCCAAGGCAAGGGAAGCTGCAGCTGCATCGCCTTCCGACGCAGATTCAAACGCAGCCAGGGAGGAAAGGTTGAGGAAGAAGAAATTGAGAgacgaggagaagaagaaggaggaagaggaggctgAGGCAAAAAGGCTGGCAGAAGAGGAGGAGAGGGCAAGGCagatggaggagaggaggaaagaagcGGAGAAGAAGGAGATGGAGAGACAGGCGGAACTGGCGAGACAAGCTGAACTGGAGCGGCAGGAGCAGGAAAGGCAAGCCGAGTTGGAGAAACAAGCTGAACTCGAGAGACAAGCTGAACTCGAAAGGCAGGAAAAGGAGAGGCAAGCAGAACTCGAAAGACAAGCTGAAGCCGAGAGGCAAGCAGAGGCTGAAAGGCAAGCTGAGGCAGAGAGGCAAGCAGAAGCAGAAAGGCAAGCTGAGGCAGAGAGGCAAGCGGAAGCCGAAAGGCAAGCTGAGGCAGAGAGGCAAGCTGAGGCCGAAAGGCAAGCAGAAGCTGAGAGGCAAGCTGAGGCCGAGAGACAAGCCGAATTGGAGAGGCAGGCTGAACTGGAGAGACAAGCCAAGGAAGAAGCCGAAGCTGCAGCCGCAGCTGAGGCAGCCCCAGTCGAGGAAGAAGTGGTCGCCGAGACAAAGGAGGAAGTGGAAGCAGCAGCACCAGAAGCTGAACCAGAGGCCGAGACTGGAGAAGTGCCCCCTGAGGAAGAGAAGCCCGCACCAGAAGAAGAAGCAGTACCTGCGGCAGCAGAGGAAGAGCAGGCAGCCCCTGAGGAGGCTACAACTGAGGAGGGCGCCGAACCAGTAGTAGAGGAACCCCAGTCTCCAGAAGCACCGTGCACAAATGGCATCGAGAATGGGGGAGAGGAACACGACGGCCCCACGATCGAGGAGGTGATGAGCCCACAGCCTGAGGATGAAGACGCTGCTGCAGCCCTTAAGCTGTCTCAGCTCAGGCAAGAGTCAGCGGCAGCAGAGGCCGGTGGCGAAGAGGAGAACGAGTGA
- the LOC124168068 gene encoding uncharacterized abhydrolase domain-containing protein DDB_G0269086-like isoform X1: MVYESDFYTTRRPYSRPNISSYTVSVIPYYHHRAIPYLAHTRLTTTGPPPRSTRVRPSVIVAEIDRIAHRARPHLSYQPTEDYLNSRSMVSFDDETRDIRAHTNALLRRIHEPLPPRTRKPLLSATPRIFDYSYDVDPPMRITSDAYIQRMLGPLKSVHHDVETLSYYPEGRQFIGKGHLACLSFAGGRAFSKRRNLAWRRDDDQRVKDDVTFLSHYDRMRTMAAGPNLSDGSQAEGSGLYYLSHSLNRYSSRNSGSNLNPEYVPTKSVVDDHSFNSKVAREERAKAREAAAASPSDADSNAAREERLRKKKLRDEEKKKEEEEAEAKRLAEEEERARQMEERRKEAEKKEMERQAELARQAELERQEQERQAELEKQAELERQAELERQEKERQAELERQAEAERQAEAERQAEAERQAEAERQAEAERQAEAERQAEAERQAEAERQAEAERQAEAERQAELERQAELERQAKEEAEAAAAAEAAPVEEEVVAETKEEVEAAAPEAEPEAETGEVPPEEEKPAPEEEAVPAAAEEEQAAPEEATTEEGAEPVVEEPQSPEAPCTNGIENGGEEHDGPTIEEVMSPQPEDEDAAAALKLSQLRQESAAAEAGGEEENE; encoded by the exons GTTATACCG TACTACCACCACCGTGCCATCCCATACCTGGCGCACACCCGGCTCACCACTACTGGACCGCCACCAAGATCGACCCGGGTTCGACCCTCGGTGATTGTCGCCGAGATTGACCGCATTGCTCATCGTGCGAGACCGCACCTTTCCTATCAGCCAACCGAAGATTACCTCAACTCGAGGTCAATGGTG TCATTCGACGATGAGACGCGAGACATCCGAGCTCATACGAACGCCCTCCTGCGGCGGATCCATGAGCCTCTGCCGCCGAGGACCAGGAAGCCCCTCCTGAGCGCCACCCCCAG AATATTTGATTACAGCTACGACGTGGACCCTCCGATGCGCATCACTTCTGACGCCTACATCCAGAGGATGCTTGGGCCCTTGAAGAGCGTGCATCACGACGTGGAGACGCTGTCGTACTACCCCGAGGGTCGGCAGTTCATCG GCAAGGGTCACCTGGCCTGTCTCAGTTTTGCTGGTGGTCGGGCCTTCTCCAAGAGGAGGAACCTGGCATGGCGAAGGGACGACGACCAACGTGTCAAGGATGACGTGACCTTCCTATCCCACTACGACAGGATGCGCACAATGGCTGCAGGACCAAACCTATCTGACGGCTCCCAGGCGGAAGGATCAG GTCTGTACTACCTGTCTCACTCCTTGAACCGCTACTCTTCTAGGAACAGTGGATCAAACCTGAACCCTGAATAT GTCCCTACAAAGTCAGTGGTTGATGACCATTCATTCAACTCCAAAGTAGCCAGAGAGGAGAGAGCCAAGGCAAGGGAAGCTGCAGCTGCATCGCCTTCCGACGCAGATTCAAACGCAGCCAGGGAGGAAAGGTTGAGGAAGAAGAAATTGAGAgacgaggagaagaagaaggaggaagaggaggctgAGGCAAAAAGGCTGGCAGAAGAGGAGGAGAGGGCAAGGCagatggaggagaggaggaaagaagcGGAGAAGAAGGAGATGGAGAGACAGGCGGAACTGGCGAGACAAGCTGAACTGGAGCGGCAGGAGCAGGAAAGGCAAGCCGAGTTGGAGAAACAAGCTGAACTCGAGAGACAAGCTGAACTCGAAAGGCAGGAAAAGGAGAGGCAAGCAGAACTCGAAAGACAAGCTGAAGCCGAGAGGCAAGCAGAGGCTGAAAGGCAAGCTGAGGCAGAGAGGCAAGCAGAAGCAGAAAGGCAAGCTGAGGCAGAGAGGCAAGCGGAAGCCGAAAGGCAAGCTGAGGCAGAGAGGCAAGCTGAGGCCGAAAGGCAAGCAGAAGCTGAGAGGCAAGCTGAGGCCGAGAGACAAGCCGAATTGGAGAGGCAGGCTGAACTGGAGAGACAAGCCAAGGAAGAAGCCGAAGCTGCAGCCGCAGCTGAGGCAGCCCCAGTCGAGGAAGAAGTGGTCGCCGAGACAAAGGAGGAAGTGGAAGCAGCAGCACCAGAAGCTGAACCAGAGGCCGAGACTGGAGAAGTGCCCCCTGAGGAAGAGAAGCCCGCACCAGAAGAAGAAGCAGTACCTGCGGCAGCAGAGGAAGAGCAGGCAGCCCCTGAGGAGGCTACAACTGAGGAGGGCGCCGAACCAGTAGTAGAGGAACCCCAGTCTCCAGAAGCACCGTGCACAAATGGCATCGAGAATGGGGGAGAGGAACACGACGGCCCCACGATCGAGGAGGTGATGAGCCCACAGCCTGAGGATGAAGACGCTGCTGCAGCCCTTAAGCTGTCTCAGCTCAGGCAAGAGTCAGCGGCAGCAGAGGCCGGTGGCGAAGAGGAGAACGAGTGA
- the LOC124168068 gene encoding uncharacterized abhydrolase domain-containing protein DDB_G0269086-like isoform X4 produces MVYESDFYTTRRPYSRPNISSYTVSVIPSFDDETRDIRAHTNALLRRIHEPLPPRTRKPLLSATPRIFDYSYDVDPPMRITSDAYIQRMLGPLKSVHHDVETLSYYPEGRQFIGKGHLACLSFAGGRAFSKRRNLAWRRDDDQRVKDDVTFLSHYDRMRTMAAGPNLSDGSQAEGSGLYYLSHSLNRYSSRNSGSNLNPEYVPTKSVVDDHSFNSKVAREERAKAREAAAASPSDADSNAAREERLRKKKLRDEEKKKEEEEAEAKRLAEEEERARQMEERRKEAEKKEMERQAELARQAELERQEQERQAELEKQAELERQAELERQEKERQAELERQAEAERQAEAERQAEAERQAEAERQAEAERQAEAERQAEAERQAEAERQAEAERQAEAERQAELERQAELERQAKEEAEAAAAAEAAPVEEEVVAETKEEVEAAAPEAEPEAETGEVPPEEEKPAPEEEAVPAAAEEEQAAPEEATTEEGAEPVVEEPQSPEAPCTNGIENGGEEHDGPTIEEVMSPQPEDEDAAAALKLSQLRQESAAAEAGGEEENE; encoded by the exons GTTATACCG TCATTCGACGATGAGACGCGAGACATCCGAGCTCATACGAACGCCCTCCTGCGGCGGATCCATGAGCCTCTGCCGCCGAGGACCAGGAAGCCCCTCCTGAGCGCCACCCCCAG AATATTTGATTACAGCTACGACGTGGACCCTCCGATGCGCATCACTTCTGACGCCTACATCCAGAGGATGCTTGGGCCCTTGAAGAGCGTGCATCACGACGTGGAGACGCTGTCGTACTACCCCGAGGGTCGGCAGTTCATCG GCAAGGGTCACCTGGCCTGTCTCAGTTTTGCTGGTGGTCGGGCCTTCTCCAAGAGGAGGAACCTGGCATGGCGAAGGGACGACGACCAACGTGTCAAGGATGACGTGACCTTCCTATCCCACTACGACAGGATGCGCACAATGGCTGCAGGACCAAACCTATCTGACGGCTCCCAGGCGGAAGGATCAG GTCTGTACTACCTGTCTCACTCCTTGAACCGCTACTCTTCTAGGAACAGTGGATCAAACCTGAACCCTGAATAT GTCCCTACAAAGTCAGTGGTTGATGACCATTCATTCAACTCCAAAGTAGCCAGAGAGGAGAGAGCCAAGGCAAGGGAAGCTGCAGCTGCATCGCCTTCCGACGCAGATTCAAACGCAGCCAGGGAGGAAAGGTTGAGGAAGAAGAAATTGAGAgacgaggagaagaagaaggaggaagaggaggctgAGGCAAAAAGGCTGGCAGAAGAGGAGGAGAGGGCAAGGCagatggaggagaggaggaaagaagcGGAGAAGAAGGAGATGGAGAGACAGGCGGAACTGGCGAGACAAGCTGAACTGGAGCGGCAGGAGCAGGAAAGGCAAGCCGAGTTGGAGAAACAAGCTGAACTCGAGAGACAAGCTGAACTCGAAAGGCAGGAAAAGGAGAGGCAAGCAGAACTCGAAAGACAAGCTGAAGCCGAGAGGCAAGCAGAGGCTGAAAGGCAAGCTGAGGCAGAGAGGCAAGCAGAAGCAGAAAGGCAAGCTGAGGCAGAGAGGCAAGCGGAAGCCGAAAGGCAAGCTGAGGCAGAGAGGCAAGCTGAGGCCGAAAGGCAAGCAGAAGCTGAGAGGCAAGCTGAGGCCGAGAGACAAGCCGAATTGGAGAGGCAGGCTGAACTGGAGAGACAAGCCAAGGAAGAAGCCGAAGCTGCAGCCGCAGCTGAGGCAGCCCCAGTCGAGGAAGAAGTGGTCGCCGAGACAAAGGAGGAAGTGGAAGCAGCAGCACCAGAAGCTGAACCAGAGGCCGAGACTGGAGAAGTGCCCCCTGAGGAAGAGAAGCCCGCACCAGAAGAAGAAGCAGTACCTGCGGCAGCAGAGGAAGAGCAGGCAGCCCCTGAGGAGGCTACAACTGAGGAGGGCGCCGAACCAGTAGTAGAGGAACCCCAGTCTCCAGAAGCACCGTGCACAAATGGCATCGAGAATGGGGGAGAGGAACACGACGGCCCCACGATCGAGGAGGTGATGAGCCCACAGCCTGAGGATGAAGACGCTGCTGCAGCCCTTAAGCTGTCTCAGCTCAGGCAAGAGTCAGCGGCAGCAGAGGCCGGTGGCGAAGAGGAGAACGAGTGA
- the LOC124168068 gene encoding uncharacterized abhydrolase domain-containing protein DDB_G0269086-like isoform X5: MVYESDFYTTRRPYSRPNISSYTVSSFDDETRDIRAHTNALLRRIHEPLPPRTRKPLLSATPRIFDYSYDVDPPMRITSDAYIQRMLGPLKSVHHDVETLSYYPEGRQFIGKGHLACLSFAGGRAFSKRRNLAWRRDDDQRVKDDVTFLSHYDRMRTMAAGPNLSDGSQAEGSGLYYLSHSLNRYSSRNSGSNLNPEYVPTKSVVDDHSFNSKVAREERAKAREAAAASPSDADSNAAREERLRKKKLRDEEKKKEEEEAEAKRLAEEEERARQMEERRKEAEKKEMERQAELARQAELERQEQERQAELEKQAELERQAELERQEKERQAELERQAEAERQAEAERQAEAERQAEAERQAEAERQAEAERQAEAERQAEAERQAEAERQAEAERQAELERQAELERQAKEEAEAAAAAEAAPVEEEVVAETKEEVEAAAPEAEPEAETGEVPPEEEKPAPEEEAVPAAAEEEQAAPEEATTEEGAEPVVEEPQSPEAPCTNGIENGGEEHDGPTIEEVMSPQPEDEDAAAALKLSQLRQESAAAEAGGEEENE, translated from the exons TCATTCGACGATGAGACGCGAGACATCCGAGCTCATACGAACGCCCTCCTGCGGCGGATCCATGAGCCTCTGCCGCCGAGGACCAGGAAGCCCCTCCTGAGCGCCACCCCCAG AATATTTGATTACAGCTACGACGTGGACCCTCCGATGCGCATCACTTCTGACGCCTACATCCAGAGGATGCTTGGGCCCTTGAAGAGCGTGCATCACGACGTGGAGACGCTGTCGTACTACCCCGAGGGTCGGCAGTTCATCG GCAAGGGTCACCTGGCCTGTCTCAGTTTTGCTGGTGGTCGGGCCTTCTCCAAGAGGAGGAACCTGGCATGGCGAAGGGACGACGACCAACGTGTCAAGGATGACGTGACCTTCCTATCCCACTACGACAGGATGCGCACAATGGCTGCAGGACCAAACCTATCTGACGGCTCCCAGGCGGAAGGATCAG GTCTGTACTACCTGTCTCACTCCTTGAACCGCTACTCTTCTAGGAACAGTGGATCAAACCTGAACCCTGAATAT GTCCCTACAAAGTCAGTGGTTGATGACCATTCATTCAACTCCAAAGTAGCCAGAGAGGAGAGAGCCAAGGCAAGGGAAGCTGCAGCTGCATCGCCTTCCGACGCAGATTCAAACGCAGCCAGGGAGGAAAGGTTGAGGAAGAAGAAATTGAGAgacgaggagaagaagaaggaggaagaggaggctgAGGCAAAAAGGCTGGCAGAAGAGGAGGAGAGGGCAAGGCagatggaggagaggaggaaagaagcGGAGAAGAAGGAGATGGAGAGACAGGCGGAACTGGCGAGACAAGCTGAACTGGAGCGGCAGGAGCAGGAAAGGCAAGCCGAGTTGGAGAAACAAGCTGAACTCGAGAGACAAGCTGAACTCGAAAGGCAGGAAAAGGAGAGGCAAGCAGAACTCGAAAGACAAGCTGAAGCCGAGAGGCAAGCAGAGGCTGAAAGGCAAGCTGAGGCAGAGAGGCAAGCAGAAGCAGAAAGGCAAGCTGAGGCAGAGAGGCAAGCGGAAGCCGAAAGGCAAGCTGAGGCAGAGAGGCAAGCTGAGGCCGAAAGGCAAGCAGAAGCTGAGAGGCAAGCTGAGGCCGAGAGACAAGCCGAATTGGAGAGGCAGGCTGAACTGGAGAGACAAGCCAAGGAAGAAGCCGAAGCTGCAGCCGCAGCTGAGGCAGCCCCAGTCGAGGAAGAAGTGGTCGCCGAGACAAAGGAGGAAGTGGAAGCAGCAGCACCAGAAGCTGAACCAGAGGCCGAGACTGGAGAAGTGCCCCCTGAGGAAGAGAAGCCCGCACCAGAAGAAGAAGCAGTACCTGCGGCAGCAGAGGAAGAGCAGGCAGCCCCTGAGGAGGCTACAACTGAGGAGGGCGCCGAACCAGTAGTAGAGGAACCCCAGTCTCCAGAAGCACCGTGCACAAATGGCATCGAGAATGGGGGAGAGGAACACGACGGCCCCACGATCGAGGAGGTGATGAGCCCACAGCCTGAGGATGAAGACGCTGCTGCAGCCCTTAAGCTGTCTCAGCTCAGGCAAGAGTCAGCGGCAGCAGAGGCCGGTGGCGAAGAGGAGAACGAGTGA